The proteins below come from a single Hippocampus zosterae strain Florida chromosome 5, ASM2543408v3, whole genome shotgun sequence genomic window:
- the LOC127600337 gene encoding cell surface glycoprotein 1-like isoform X8: MIIKTPSDGILTEPSGDQEGSERSTSSLQQTPSDLTEPSGDHEWSEISTSFLQQTPSDLTEPSGDHEWNDRYTSSLQQTPSVPILMKPFEDQERSGRSTSSLQQTPSDLTEPSGDHEWNERSTSFLQQTPSDLTEPSGDHEWNDRYTSSLQQTPSVPILMKPFEDQERSGRSTSSLQQTPSDLTKPSGDHEWNER; encoded by the exons atgattataaag acaccaagtgacgggatcttgactgaaccttctggagaccaagaagggagtgagagatccacttcatccttacaacag acaccaagtgacctgactgaaccctctggagaccatgaatggagtgagatatccacttcattcttacaacag acaccaagtgacctgactgaaccctctggagaccatgaatggaatgatagatacacttcatccttacaacag acaccaagtgttccgatcctgatgaaaccttttgaagatcaagaaaggagtggaagatccacttcttccttacaacag acaccaagtgacctgactgaaccctctggagaccatgaatggaatgagagatccacttcattcttacaacag acaccaagtgacctgactgaaccctctggagaccatgaatggaatgatagatacacttcatccttacaacag acaccaagtgttccgatcctgatgaaaccttttgaagatcaagaaaggagtggaagatccacttcttccttacaacag acaccaagtgacctgactaaaccctctggagaccatgaatggaatgagagataa
- the LOC127600337 gene encoding cell surface glycoprotein 1-like isoform X2 has translation MIIKTPSDGILTEPSGDQEGSERSTSSLQQTPSDLTEPSGDHEWSEISTSFLQQTPSDLTEPSGDHEWNDRYTSSLQQTPSVPILMKPFEDQERSGRSTSSLQQTPSDLTEPSGDHEWNERSTSFLQQTPSDLTEPSGDHEWNDRYTSSLQQTPSVPILMKPFEDQERSGRSTSSLQQTPSDLTEPSGEQEWSERSTSSLQQTPSDLTEPSGDHEWSERSTSFLQQVTTSYHDILSLSFQLSLTNTGEVISQKHRLSMISVVMSSYFFRPEKPECVSGDMTFVLT, from the exons atgattataaag acaccaagtgacgggatcttgactgaaccttctggagaccaagaagggagtgagagatccacttcatccttacaacag acaccaagtgacctgactgaaccctctggagaccatgaatggagtgagatatccacttcattcttacaacag acaccaagtgacctgactgaaccctctggagaccatgaatggaatgatagatacacttcatccttacaacag acaccaagtgttccgatcctgatgaaaccttttgaagatcaagaaaggagtggaagatccacttcttccttacaacag acaccaagtgacctgactgaaccctctggagaccatgaatggaatgagagatccacttcattcttacaacag acaccaagtgacctgactgaaccctctggagaccatgaatggaatgatagatacacttcatccttacaacag acaccaagtgttccgatcctgatgaaaccttttgaagatcaagaaaggagtggaagatccacttcttccttacaacag acaccaagtgacctgactgaaccctctggagaacaagaatggagtgagagatccacttcatccttacaacag acaccaagtgacctgactgaaccctctggagaccatgaatggagtgagagatccacttcattcttacaacaggttactacttcttatcatgatatactaagtttgagttttcagctttctttgacaaacacaggagaagttataagtcagaaacatagactctccatgatttcagtcgtcatgtcctcatatttcttcagacctgaaaaacctgagtgtgtttcaggtgacatgacttttgtcttaacctaa
- the LOC127600337 gene encoding cell surface glycoprotein 1-like isoform X5, with product MIIKTPSDGILTEPSGDQEGSERSTSSLQQTPSDLTEPSGDHEWSEISTSFLQQTPSDLTEPSGDHEWNDRYTSSLQQTPSVPILMKPFEDQERSGRSTSSLQQTPSDLTEPSGEQEWSERSTSSLQQTPSDLTEPSGDHEWSERSTSFLQQVTTSYHDILSLSFQLSLTNTGEVISQKHRLSMISVVMSSYFFRPEKPECVSGDMTFVLT from the exons atgattataaag acaccaagtgacgggatcttgactgaaccttctggagaccaagaagggagtgagagatccacttcatccttacaacag acaccaagtgacctgactgaaccctctggagaccatgaatggagtgagatatccacttcattcttacaacag acaccaagtgacctgactgaaccctctggagaccatgaatggaatgatagatacacttcatccttacaacag acaccaagtgttccgatcctgatgaaaccttttgaagatcaagaaaggagtggaagatccacttcttccttacaacag acaccaagtgacctgactgaaccctctggagaacaagaatggagtgagagatccacttcatccttacaacag acaccaagtgacctgactgaaccctctggagaccatgaatggagtgagagatccacttcattcttacaacaggttactacttcttatcatgatatactaagtttgagttttcagctttctttgacaaacacaggagaagttataagtcagaaacatagactctccatgatttcagtcgtcatgtcctcatatttcttcagacctgaaaaacctgagtgtgtttcaggtgacatgacttttgtcttaacctaa
- the LOC127600337 gene encoding cell surface glycoprotein 1-like isoform X3 codes for MIIKTPSDGILTEPSGDQEGSERSTSSLQQTPSDLTEPSGDHEWSEISTSFLQQTPSDLTEPSGDHEWNDRYTSSLQQTPSVPILMKPFEDQERSGRSTSSLQQTPSDLTEPSGDHEWNERSTSFLQQTPSVPILMKPFEDQERSGRSTSSLQQTPSDLTEPSGEQEWSERSTSSLQQTPSDLTEPSGDHEWSERSTSFLQQVTTSYHDILSLSFQLSLTNTGEVISQKHRLSMISVVMSSYFFRPEKPECVSGDMTFVLT; via the exons atgattataaag acaccaagtgacgggatcttgactgaaccttctggagaccaagaagggagtgagagatccacttcatccttacaacag acaccaagtgacctgactgaaccctctggagaccatgaatggagtgagatatccacttcattcttacaacag acaccaagtgacctgactgaaccctctggagaccatgaatggaatgatagatacacttcatccttacaacag acaccaagtgttccgatcctgatgaaaccttttgaagatcaagaaaggagtggaagatccacttcttccttacaacag acaccaagtgacctgactgaaccctctggagaccatgaatggaatgagagatccacttcattcttacaacag acaccaagtgttccgatcctgatgaaaccttttgaagatcaagaaaggagtggaagatccacttcttccttacaacag acaccaagtgacctgactgaaccctctggagaacaagaatggagtgagagatccacttcatccttacaacag acaccaagtgacctgactgaaccctctggagaccatgaatggagtgagagatccacttcattcttacaacaggttactacttcttatcatgatatactaagtttgagttttcagctttctttgacaaacacaggagaagttataagtcagaaacatagactctccatgatttcagtcgtcatgtcctcatatttcttcagacctgaaaaacctgagtgtgtttcaggtgacatgacttttgtcttaacctaa